The following coding sequences lie in one Arachis hypogaea cultivar Tifrunner chromosome 9, arahy.Tifrunner.gnm2.J5K5, whole genome shotgun sequence genomic window:
- the LOC112709219 gene encoding uncharacterized protein: MWIKAEPLAIITTQRSWKFLYKNIFIRFEVSHSITTDNGTQLTDSTFRNLVADHKIKYQFTSVEHPQANGQAEAANKVILVGLKHRLQDAKGAWAKKLPQVLWAYLITPYFITRESLFRLAYGMEAIIHIEIGEESPRVVFHNEGANTQVQKEELDLLPEVGEKAQIRRSVKVEDGPKVQSEGDQKKLYLKQPHTDLK; the protein is encoded by the coding sequence ATGTGGATCAAGGCAGAACCACTAGCAATTATCACTACCCAGAGAAGTTGGAAGTTCctctataaaaatattttcataaggTTTGAAGTTTctcactccatcaccacggacaatgggACTCAATTAACAGACTCAACCTTTAGAAATTTGGTGGCCGATCACAAGATAAAATACCAATTCACGTCGGTAGAACATCCtcaggctaatggacaagctgaagctgcaaacaaagtcatattggtcgGACTAAAGCACCGTctacaagacgcaaagggagcaTGGGCTAAAAAACTCCCCcaagtcttatgggcatatcTAATAACTCCCTATTTCATAACCAGAGAGTCACTTTTCCGTCTTGCTTatggaatggaagctataatccACATAGAAATTGGTGAAGAGTCACCTAGGGTTGTATTCCACAATGAAGGGGCCAATACCCAAGTGCAAAAAGAAGAGCTTGATCTCCTTCCAGAAGTTGGAGAGAAAGCTCAGATCAGAAGAAGCGTTAAAGTAGAGGATGGCCCTAAGGTACAATCAGAAGGTGATCAAaagaaactttacctcaaacAACCTCATACTGATCTGAAATGA
- the LOC140175141 gene encoding uncharacterized protein, with translation MELSEFDLRYEDRTVIKFQHLADFIVEETESRGIPTTWSLFVDGSYNKATTEAGVILESEQGNRVELSLRFDFPTFNNQAKYEALLAGLKLAKEVGAKRLIVFSDSQVVTSQINDTYQAKDPNIKKYLDEAREQLAQFSKGEV, from the coding sequence ATGGAACTATCCGAGTTCGATTTGAGATATGAAGATCGGACAGTAATCAAATTTCAACATCTCGCCGACTTTATAGTTGAAGAAACGGAAAGTCGAGGAATCCCAACAACATGGAGCTTATTTGTTGACGGGTCATACAATAAAGCCACCACCGAAGCAGGTGTGATCTTGGAAAGTGAGCAAGGAAACCGGGTAGAGCTTTCGCTAAGATTCGACTTTCCTACTTTTAATAACCAAGCAAAGTATGAAGCCTTGCTTgctggcttgaagctggctaaagaagtagGGGCAAAAAGGTTGATAGTGTTTAGTGACTCTCAAGTGGTAACCTCACAAATTAATGACACttatcaagccaaagatcctaacATAAAGAAATATTTAGATGAAGCAAGAGAACAACTAGCACAGTTTTCGAAAGGAGAGGTTTGA